From a region of the Oryza sativa Japonica Group chromosome 6, ASM3414082v1 genome:
- the LOC4341205 gene encoding protein DJ-1 homolog A → MATRPLAASTLLPPLRFCSPLKTPPPSPPPPHLRRLQTLTRALASSSSAMASPPAKKVLVPIASGTEPMEAVITVDVLRRAGADVSVASVDPGSAQVGGAWGVKLAADALLDDLADAEFDLISLPGGMPGSSNLRDCKLLENMVKKHAGKGKLYAAICAAPAVALGSWGLLNGLKATCYPSFMDKLPSEVNAVESRVQIDGNCVTSRGPGTAMEYSVVLVEQLYGKEKADEVAGPMVMRPQHGVEFSLKELNSTSWNVGETPQILVPIANGTEEMEATMIIDILRRAKANVVVASLEETLEIVASRKVKMVADVLLDDALKQQYDLILLPGGLGGAQAYAKSDKLIGLIKKQAEANKLYGAICASPAIALEPHGLLKGKKATSFPGMWNKLSDQSECKNRVVVDGNLITSQGPGTSMEFSLAIVEKLFGRERAVELAKTMVFM, encoded by the exons ATGGCCACGCGGCCACTCGCTGCCTccactcttcttcctcccctccgcTTCTGCTCCCCTCTCAAAaccccacctccctctcctcctcctcctcacctccgccgcctccaaaccctaacccgcgcgctcgcctcctcctcctcagccaTGGCGTCGCCGCCCGCGAAGAAG GTGCTGGTGCCGATCGCGAGCGGGACGGAGCCGATGGAGGCCGTCATCACCGTCGAcgtgctccgccgcgccggggcCGACGTCTCCGTCGCCTCCGTCGACCCCGGCTCCGCGCAGGTCGGCGGAGCCTGGGGCGTCAAGCTGGCCGCGGACGCGCTGCTCGacgacctcgccgacgccgaATTCGACCTCATCTCGCTCCCG ggAGGTATGCCAGGGTCTTCCAATCTTAGAGACTGCAAACTTCTGGAGAACATGGTTAAAAAGCACGCAGGAAAGGGCAAACTTTATGCTGCAATATGTGCTGCACCAGCTGTCGCTCTAGGATCATGGGGTTTGCTGAATGGATTGAAG GCAACTTGTTATCCTTCATTCATGGATAAACTTCCTTCAGAGGTCAATGCTGTAGAATCGAGGGTGCAGATTGATGGGAACTGTGTGACCAGTCGAGGACCAGGAACGGCCATGGAGTATTCTGTTGTTTTGGTCGAACAATTATATGGCAAAGAAAAAGCTGATGAAGTTGCTGGTCCAATG GTCATGCGCCCCCAGCATGGTGTGGAGTTCTCATTGAAAGAGTTGAATTCAACTAGTTGGAATGTTGGTGAAACACCTCAG ATTCTTGTACCAATTGCTAATGGGACAGAGGAGATGGAAGCAACTATGATAATCGACATCCTCAGAAGGGCGAAAGCAAATGTTGTCGTTGCGTCCTTGGAGGAAACTTTGGAGATTGTTGCATCCAGGAAAGTGAAGATGGTTGCTGATGTTCTGTTGGATGATGCTCTTAAGCAGCAATATGATCTCATTTTGTTACCA GGTGGTCTTGGTGGTGCCCAAGCATATGCAAAGTCAGATAAACTGATTGGTCTGATCAAGAAGCAAGCTGAGGCAAACAAGCTATATGGAGCTATATGTGCCTCGCCAGCAATCGCCCTTGAACCACATGGCCTGCTGAAG GGAAAGAAGGCTACATCCTTTCCTGGTATGTGGAACAAGCTCTCGGACCAAAGCGAATGCAAGAACAGGGTTGTCGTTGATGGCAACCTAATCACCAGCCAAGGTCCAGGCACATCCATGGAGTTCTCTCTCGCCATCGTGGAGAAGCTGTTTGGTCGGGAGAGGGCCGTCGAGCTCGCCAAAACCATGGTCTTCATGTGA